GAATCTACGGCATTAGCTGGAGAAGATAGATCTTGAACTCGCAGCCGACCTACGAACGTCCTACAGGTACCCTTGACCAGCACGTTCCGCAGCGTTGCCAAGAAGCCCTTCAGCACGAGCTCCAGCATTAAAGTTGGAGAAATTGCGCAGCTTCGTGGCCACCGGACATTCGAATTGATGCCACAGCTTCCAACTCTTCTTCCGACACTCCTCGCCGCAGTACATGAAGAAGACGCAGCCCGGGCAAGGAATCAAGCTGTTGCTGAACTTGACTCCGCAGTGGCTGCAAGTTGGTTGAAGTCAATCCATAATCACGTCCCCCGGATTAAAGTCCTTTTCGGCAACCAGGATTCGCCGGTGATCAACCTTTATTCCCTTGGCCAGGAAGGGAATCTTCGGGTGGGTGTCCACATTAATGTCTATCCGCGGACTTGGAACCGTGCCCTTCGAACGGCCAGCAGCAATCTGCTGCTTGCAACAACTTTTCCGGATAATCATGCTTCTTGGCAAGATTGATgttgtacactcaaaccccgatggtttgacaccaactgttgtcaaacgaacggggtcactttttagtttgacaccccttttacacggagttcacatacactaccaaacgtttattttgatagtgtgcgtgagcgccgtgtaaaaagtgacagttcgtcactttttagtttgactttgaccaaccaacggggtacaaactaaaaaagtgtcaaacgaaaaagtgaccaaccaccgggggtcgAGTGTACAGTGCAAACTCGTACTCGCCCTGCTCGAAGTAAACCGCCGACcttgaaattcaaaaacaatCATCAAAACCTAACCTCAATCAAACCACACACGCCTTCCGCTCTACCGATTCCCGTATCCCGTGGCCAGCTGGTCCGACTCCTTCTCCGCAAAGCAGATGCTCCGGTTGTACCACACCAAAGCTTCCTCATACTTCCCGTCCAGATAGAGCCGGTTGCCGGTGTTGCGAAAGCGGGCCGCGTCGGAGTCGCACTTGCCTGGTTCCGAAACCAGCAGCAGATCCCGATGCTGGTCCATAAAGTCCTGGTACAGCGTAAAGTCGGCCCGGATGTCCCCACGCTTGAGGAGCATCTCCTGCAACAGGTCGATGGCACCGGTCGCCAGGGGTGGCGGAAGCAGATTCGGATTCATGGTTCAGGCAAGATTACTCCCTCTCAATCACAATCCGGCTCGCTTACTAATGGTTTCTCAGCCGTGAACCTCCCGTCCCAACCTTTCAGGTTTCTTAATATTCTTCCGGAGCGGGGCTTTGAGCAACTGTTACGCGTCGAGACTGTCCCATCCGCGGAACCACGGCAGATACTCGTGGTCGAGTCAAGCACCGATGCCGTCAGCGGTCGCTTTCAACTGCTTCCGGCGGTCCTTCCACCGGCCGGACATTTCGATGGGTGTTGGTTCCGGCGGGACGGTCGTCTTCCAGGAGGACCATCGATGAGTATCAAGAGCTGAATATGgaaacataaaatataaaacatacaaattaagagatattttaaataaaagataCAATTTCACAAACTTACCTACCACAACATCCACTCTGAAAACCGCTAAGTCCCCAGAACTGTcacttttgaaatttcagcaaagtcACCAAGCAAAATGAAGTTCGGTTCAGTGATCTCAAATTTgcgaaataaaatcaaaacaatcccATCTTAAAATTGACATGGCTGAACTTCATTTTGCTTGAACgaacttaaaaattgagttcCCCCAGTAAGCGTGAACGCGATAATTTCAGTCACGGGGCATTCACCGCGCTTCATCGACTTCACCTGATCGAACagttatcacgaaaaaaaaatccgtcgaaAAGGCAAGGTTTCGtacctaaaatttgttaaaagtaTCAGTTTTATATTTCGCCATTAATGAATGTTGCTTACTAATGCTGTAAGTAAACTAATATATAAGACTTGTGGAACTAAATTGGCAAAGATTGGCGAGTTGAAGCTGAAACATACTTACATGTTCTTTTTTgtgtttcagcaaaaaaatctaGCTTGGATCTTGATTGATAAAGGAACCTCTGCGAATCAAAGCCATGATCCCGTTCCTGTTCCTCTTCCCACTCTCGTACAGCTGAGGACCAGCAGCCTGCTTCCGGTCTCGGTGAAAACCTACGAGGGAGTTTGTGCCGATGCCTCGTTCCGGCATTGTAAGATTGTGAATCCTGCGTCTACCTGATTCGTTCTTGCGGTCAAAACCGCGTAAAAGACGCCGAGATTACCTGTAGAGATCAAGCCGGGACAGTGGCACCAGATACTCCAACCGATGAGGAAACCCAGAAGGACGCTGTTCCGGGTGAGGTTGCCACCACGAAAGAGGTTTCGGCTTCCGCCGCTGCAAGTCAAAGTTGTCGAAGAAGCTCAAGGTTCTTGCTGCCAGCATCAATGACAAACCATCTAAAGCAGCTGCGAATGCtaaaatgtaatattttgtgAGTAGTAACCTTATGAATTTTACTCACCCGGCGGTGCAACTGCTACAATCAACCCGGAAGGATTTTACGTAATCCTCCTAAACCAAATTATTCCCAGACAAGCGATCAATAGGAAGGAACTGATTTTAGATTAATCATCTGGATTGGATTTGATTGgcacgaaatgtaaacaaaccatCCCTTT
This is a stretch of genomic DNA from Culex pipiens pallens isolate TS chromosome 1, TS_CPP_V2, whole genome shotgun sequence. It encodes these proteins:
- the LOC128093815 gene encoding uncharacterized protein LOC128093815, whose protein sequence is MNPNLLPPPLATGAIDLLQEMLLKRGDIRADFTLYQDFMDQHRDLLLVSEPGKCDSDAARFRNTGNRLYLDGKYEEALVWYNRSICFAEKESDQLATGYGNR